In Neobacillus endophyticus, a single window of DNA contains:
- the dnaN gene encoding DNA polymerase III subunit beta, with protein sequence MKFEIKRDVLVDGLTKVGKVVKSKASLPILQVFLLEVTDKEIIITGSDNTETIKYAITVDGEDVKVIESGNIVIPYQIEAIVKKSNNCIQFSLEDGNKTTIKSGKSEFEMICLDAEDFPRLPQFDYVNPSLVLAGEQFKDLIKKTYFAASTAETRPILQGVCIELVPGYVHLVSTDSHRLARVRHQAQAEEEMTVVVPAKSLDNMSKVFDLDQQVEVFVQNEQTILCKNGQTYYMSRLLNGNYPDTNRLIPTDSSEIVTINRKQLVDGLELIKEVATSGEGNKSGVVQFHVNGVASLSSQQSQKGKGKIDIPYESFESEEHEMTISFDCKYALDALKSMDCETVDMSFKGSMRPFVIKPHGDDVQLDELQLILPVRTY encoded by the coding sequence ATGAAATTTGAAATTAAGAGAGATGTATTAGTAGATGGATTAACTAAGGTGGGGAAAGTCGTAAAATCTAAAGCTTCATTGCCGATCTTACAAGTTTTTTTGCTTGAGGTTACGGATAAGGAGATCATTATAACTGGCTCTGACAATACAGAAACTATTAAGTATGCTATTACGGTTGATGGTGAAGATGTAAAGGTCATCGAGTCGGGAAATATTGTTATTCCGTATCAGATTGAGGCAATCGTTAAGAAATCTAATAATTGTATTCAGTTTTCACTGGAGGATGGTAATAAAACGACCATCAAAAGTGGAAAAAGTGAATTTGAAATGATTTGTCTTGACGCAGAGGATTTTCCAAGACTTCCACAATTCGATTATGTAAATCCTTCGCTAGTATTAGCCGGAGAACAATTTAAGGATCTAATTAAAAAGACTTACTTCGCTGCAAGCACAGCTGAAACACGCCCTATTTTGCAAGGTGTTTGTATAGAACTCGTTCCAGGATATGTTCATCTTGTGAGTACAGATTCTCACCGACTTGCTAGAGTAAGACATCAAGCACAAGCGGAAGAAGAGATGACTGTCGTGGTTCCAGCCAAAAGCTTGGATAATATGTCTAAAGTTTTCGACTTAGATCAGCAGGTAGAAGTATTTGTCCAAAACGAACAAACCATTCTATGCAAAAACGGCCAGACCTACTATATGTCTAGGTTGCTAAACGGGAATTATCCAGATACTAATCGATTAATCCCAACGGACTCTTCTGAAATCGTCACGATTAATCGTAAACAATTAGTTGATGGACTTGAATTAATCAAAGAGGTTGCTACTTCTGGCGAAGGTAATAAAAGCGGAGTAGTACAGTTTCACGTTAATGGAGTTGCGTCACTATCCAGTCAACAAAGTCAAAAAGGAAAAGGCAAAATTGACATTCCTTATGAATCATTTGAGAGTGAAGAACACGAAATGACCATTTCATTTGATTGTAAATATGCGTTAGATGCGCTGAAATCAATGGATTGTGAAACGGTTGATATGAGCTTTAAAGGTTCTATGCGTCCGTTCGTCATTAAACCACATGGAGATGATGTGCAACTAGATGAATTGCAGTTAATTCTTCCAGTACGCACATACTAA
- a CDS encoding ThiF family adenylyltransferase — protein sequence MTIKLIKHKRKIFPFIVQVGTGATGSNVVSHIAQLLSIFQIRGQYLIADPDIVEPHNLLNQLFLEGEVGKKKADVLARRYRAAYQVDIASYSKDYIEDVESLMQLFNTDYLRIGHSYDTLYLPIIIGCVDNNYSRQIMHQFFEKAGRCLYLDVGSEAAIVPADYPNRPKQEWTEEELDTFNSTGWSGQVVCGLKMDGQTILKAVAEMFPDILADKDEIAPSQVACSNIVAREPQRLIVNKMAALAVTTYINELFETGTISNHMTFFHAKKGYMRSNPAKNID from the coding sequence ATGACGATTAAATTAATAAAACACAAAAGAAAAATATTCCCATTCATTGTGCAAGTGGGAACGGGAGCCACTGGTTCGAATGTTGTTTCTCATATCGCCCAATTGCTCTCTATATTTCAAATAAGAGGGCAATATTTGATAGCAGATCCAGATATAGTTGAACCTCATAACCTATTAAACCAATTGTTTTTAGAGGGTGAAGTCGGCAAAAAGAAAGCTGATGTTCTAGCAAGACGATATCGCGCTGCCTATCAGGTCGATATTGCTTCCTATTCGAAAGATTACATTGAAGATGTAGAATCACTCATGCAACTGTTTAATACCGATTATCTGCGTATAGGGCACTCCTATGATACTTTGTATCTACCAATCATAATAGGTTGCGTAGACAACAACTACAGCCGTCAAATCATGCATCAATTCTTTGAGAAAGCGGGCCGTTGTCTTTATCTAGATGTTGGGTCGGAAGCTGCCATTGTTCCTGCTGACTATCCAAATCGTCCTAAGCAAGAATGGACGGAGGAAGAGTTAGATACCTTTAATTCTACAGGTTGGAGCGGGCAGGTGGTTTGCGGTCTAAAAATGGACGGACAAACGATACTTAAGGCTGTGGCAGAAATGTTTCCTGATATTCTAGCGGATAAAGACGAGATTGCGCCTTCCCAAGTGGCTTGTAGTAACATAGTGGCACGGGAACCTCAACGTCTGATCGTTAATAAAATGGCGGCATTAGCAGTGACTACCTATATAAATGAATTATTCGAAACAGGTACGATCAGTAATCATATGACTTTCTTTCATGCCAAAAAAGGATATATGCGGAGTAATCCTGCAAAGAATATAGACTGA
- a CDS encoding Rad52/Rad22 family DNA repair protein produces the protein MTNCSGVELSQKELMERLQEPFAPEDIEWRVQRSMMVIGKPKAIVLGYVTARAIQQRLDDVVGPLHWKNSYSTWRENGVLCGIAIKYQGEWIEKFDGADETNVESTKGGFSASFKRTAAAGFGIGRYLYKLEESWVEINESKKTPNDQYFNAKVKNGNQDTWIKGYWTPPTLPDWALPKGYSTGTQTAKESNQEKNQSKQQQQTGQNRTQSSNREPKKLTRDDMLKTIKDHEKNLGLPDKLRFPLFLKANPGSGTSKISNATEEELKRYFWAIHPVSLVVTFGKNYGLSMDELLYYCQIVKPEEKISELFNLFLKLTREDVQNILNLIRGDKQEQTA, from the coding sequence ATGACAAATTGTAGCGGAGTAGAATTAAGCCAAAAAGAACTTATGGAGAGATTACAAGAACCATTTGCACCGGAGGACATCGAGTGGCGCGTACAGCGTTCTATGATGGTCATTGGAAAACCTAAAGCGATTGTCTTAGGATATGTCACTGCTAGAGCTATTCAACAGCGTTTAGACGATGTTGTAGGTCCATTGCATTGGAAGAATAGCTACAGTACTTGGCGAGAAAACGGTGTTTTATGTGGGATTGCCATTAAGTATCAAGGTGAATGGATCGAGAAATTTGACGGTGCTGACGAAACGAATGTTGAATCAACGAAAGGTGGTTTTTCAGCTTCCTTTAAGCGTACAGCTGCAGCAGGTTTCGGCATCGGAAGATATCTTTATAAGTTAGAGGAGAGTTGGGTTGAAATAAATGAGTCTAAGAAAACTCCAAACGACCAATATTTTAATGCCAAAGTCAAAAATGGCAATCAAGATACTTGGATTAAAGGGTACTGGACTCCACCAACTTTACCAGATTGGGCCCTGCCGAAAGGTTACTCAACTGGAACTCAAACAGCTAAAGAATCAAACCAAGAGAAAAATCAATCGAAACAGCAGCAACAGACTGGTCAAAATCGTACTCAATCTAGTAATCGTGAACCCAAAAAACTCACGAGAGATGATATGTTAAAAACGATTAAAGATCATGAAAAGAATCTTGGTTTGCCCGATAAGCTACGATTCCCTTTATTTTTAAAAGCTAATCCTGGTTCTGGTACTTCCAAAATTTCAAATGCTACTGAAGAGGAATTAAAAAGATACTTCTGGGCTATACATCCAGTCAGTCTAGTTGTAACATTCGGTAAAAACTACGGATTATCCATGGATGAACTACTTTACTACTGTCAAATAGTAAAGCCTGAAGAGAAGATCAGTGAACTCTTTAACCTTTTCCTAAAGTTAACTAGGGAAGATGTTCAAAATATTCTCAATCTAATTCGTGGCGATAAACAAGAACAAACTGCTTAA
- a CDS encoding Mov34/MPN/PAD-1 family protein, with amino-acid sequence MTKTIEQTDIFSLFGIEDEYSEKKKREEEEMQKSIAEAQKRATANKNSSTTPNSNTSSGGGDKFEVDEQTTIKYFGLEIAITDYFTVEELTDGIPTQKKDGESEMKKVDEESLRKRMEKDFAELVAGMTTMVFIKKKNIVLPIIQAKKKGANLEDCNMEEESKDSSFSTRKIPFSLLAEFISIAKHFSDEHGTEVHGDVYLDFDEEEFFMMIPEQTVHKYWADPTEDSLVTAMKLIDKRFVKVLEIHSHHTMSPFPSSQDDESERSPILYAIVGNIDHFFPEITCRTFSKELDKHIEINPWRVFENPFTKVPTQKYDLSVVEVVK; translated from the coding sequence ATGACTAAAACAATAGAGCAAACTGATATTTTTTCACTTTTCGGGATTGAAGACGAGTATAGTGAAAAGAAAAAGCGTGAAGAAGAGGAAATGCAGAAGAGTATCGCAGAAGCCCAAAAAAGAGCAACCGCGAATAAGAATTCTTCTACTACTCCGAACAGTAACACTTCTTCAGGTGGTGGAGATAAGTTTGAGGTCGATGAACAGACCACAATCAAATATTTCGGGTTAGAAATAGCGATTACGGATTACTTTACGGTTGAGGAATTGACAGATGGTATTCCGACCCAGAAAAAAGATGGGGAATCCGAAATGAAGAAAGTGGATGAGGAAAGCTTAAGAAAACGGATGGAGAAAGATTTTGCAGAACTTGTAGCTGGTATGACAACAATGGTTTTCATTAAAAAGAAAAACATTGTACTTCCGATCATACAAGCCAAGAAAAAAGGTGCAAATCTTGAAGATTGTAACATGGAAGAAGAGTCGAAAGACTCTTCTTTTTCTACCCGTAAAATCCCTTTCTCCTTATTAGCGGAGTTTATTTCTATAGCAAAACACTTTTCAGATGAGCATGGCACTGAGGTACACGGCGACGTTTATTTAGATTTTGATGAAGAAGAATTCTTCATGATGATTCCGGAACAAACCGTCCATAAATATTGGGCTGATCCAACGGAGGATTCTCTTGTCACAGCTATGAAGCTAATAGATAAGAGGTTTGTAAAGGTGCTTGAAATTCATAGTCATCATACAATGTCCCCTTTTCCAAGTTCGCAGGATGATGAAAGTGAACGTTCCCCTATTCTTTATGCAATTGTGGGGAATATTGATCACTTTTTTCCTGAAATTACTTGTAGGACGTTTAGCAAGGAATTGGATAAGCACATTGAAATCAATCCCTGGCGTGTATTTGAAAATCCATTTACGAAAGTGCCAACACAAAAATATGATCTAAGTGTCGTGGAGGTAGTAAAATAA
- a CDS encoding IS110 family transposase: MNPVVGLDVSKGESQVQAFLDKSQPYRKSFSVKHTVEGFEYLLGFLKEIERVADGKKPSVILESTGHYHSPVIQFLEEQQYVYIIVNPLISHRARSTSLRKVKTDAVDAYHLCELFYKEEVEPYKKRGLQLLNLRNLTRQQEIITGISTQTKVQLLTVLDQVFPEFRGVFGDLYSKVSLQTLSLFPTSEHVLNTTESVLTNKIASLCTRRSEKWAKEKAQKLIEAALRNPFQNNLYESHIFNLKMLITIVLQYQEHLSQLEAEIDTLAKEIEEYKIIQSIPGIGEKIAATIISEIGEIDRFNHPKKLVAFAGIDPSVYSSGRFTATKNRITKRGSRRLRQALYMAVYCGIRDARKQKTSDTIIPRNKKLREFYDKKRDEGKPYRVALIACVNKLLHLIYALLKNKTTFQELA; encoded by the coding sequence ATGAATCCAGTAGTAGGTCTGGATGTTTCTAAAGGAGAAAGTCAGGTACAAGCATTCTTGGATAAGAGTCAACCTTATCGTAAAAGTTTTAGTGTAAAGCATACTGTTGAGGGTTTTGAGTATCTATTAGGATTCTTAAAAGAGATTGAAAGAGTAGCTGATGGTAAGAAACCTTCGGTTATCTTAGAATCAACAGGGCATTACCACTCTCCTGTTATTCAATTTTTGGAGGAACAACAATATGTTTATATTATTGTGAACCCCCTTATCTCTCATCGAGCACGGAGTACAAGTTTAAGAAAAGTAAAAACAGACGCTGTCGATGCCTATCATCTATGCGAACTATTCTATAAAGAAGAAGTTGAGCCGTATAAGAAAAGAGGGCTTCAACTTTTAAACCTTCGTAATCTTACAAGACAACAAGAGATAATTACGGGTATCTCTACACAAACCAAGGTACAACTTCTAACAGTGCTAGATCAGGTATTTCCTGAATTTAGAGGTGTCTTTGGTGATTTATATTCAAAAGTATCTTTACAGACTCTTTCCTTATTTCCTACTTCTGAACATGTACTAAATACTACCGAATCTGTATTAACCAACAAGATTGCATCGTTATGTACTAGACGTTCTGAAAAGTGGGCAAAAGAAAAAGCACAAAAGCTTATTGAAGCAGCATTACGAAATCCATTTCAAAATAACTTGTATGAAAGTCATATTTTTAACCTAAAGATGTTAATTACCATCGTTCTTCAATATCAAGAGCATCTATCACAACTAGAAGCAGAAATAGATACCCTTGCTAAAGAAATTGAAGAATATAAGATTATCCAATCTATTCCTGGTATCGGAGAAAAGATTGCGGCAACAATCATTTCCGAAATAGGAGAAATAGATCGGTTTAATCACCCTAAAAAGTTAGTTGCCTTTGCAGGAATAGATCCTAGCGTTTACTCTTCTGGAAGATTTACAGCAACCAAAAATCGTATAACAAAGAGAGGATCTAGAAGGTTAAGGCAGGCATTATATATGGCTGTATACTGTGGAATTCGAGATGCCCGAAAACAGAAGACGAGTGATACCATTATTCCTCGAAATAAAAAATTAAGAGAGTTTTACGATAAAAAACGCGACGAGGGTAAACCCTATAGAGTAGCACTTATCGCTTGTGTTAATAAGCTTCTACACTTGATTTATGCGCTTTTAAAGAACAAAACCACTTTCCAAGAATTAGCTTAA